The Nitrosospira lacus genome window below encodes:
- a CDS encoding Maf family nucleotide pyrophosphatase, which translates to MKTQQIAQRLILGSSSIYRHELLKRLQVPFEVFSPEIDETPLTDEIPEATALRLAAAKTRAVAATYPDALIIGADQVAVLEGIQLGKPLNRVNATRQLQFVRGKEVVFHTALSLFNARSGNMQIRLIPSHVKFRKLSNQQIDNYLDKEQPYHCAGSAKAEGLGIALIERMVSDDPSALIGLPLIALVEMLAYEGVGIV; encoded by the coding sequence TTGAAAACACAACAAATCGCTCAACGACTTATATTGGGATCCAGCTCTATTTATCGCCATGAACTACTCAAACGCCTGCAAGTTCCGTTTGAGGTATTTAGCCCGGAAATTGACGAAACTCCCCTGACAGACGAGATTCCCGAAGCCACCGCCCTTCGCCTGGCTGCAGCAAAGACCCGTGCGGTTGCGGCCACCTACCCGGATGCGCTCATTATAGGCGCCGATCAAGTAGCGGTGCTGGAAGGCATCCAGCTCGGCAAACCCTTGAACCGTGTCAATGCAACCAGGCAATTACAATTCGTTCGCGGGAAAGAAGTTGTATTTCATACAGCTTTGAGTCTTTTCAATGCTCGCAGTGGCAACATGCAGATACGACTCATTCCTTCCCATGTCAAGTTTCGCAAATTAAGCAATCAGCAAATCGACAACTATCTCGATAAAGAACAGCCGTATCACTGCGCGGGAAGCGCCAAGGCCGAGGGACTGGGTATTGCATTGATCGAACGCATGGTGAGCGATGACCCCAGTGCGCTGATTGGCTTGCCGCTGATCGCCCTAGTGGAGATGCTGGCATATGAAGGTGTGGGTATAGTGTGA
- a CDS encoding low molecular weight protein-tyrosine-phosphatase, translating to MIKVLFVCMGNICRSPTAEAVFRHQVRAAGFEEAVHIDSAGTHDFHIGEPPDERAQRAAVRRGYDARELRARQIHERDFEVYHYILAMDRGNLAVLKRECPPQYSHKLGLLMQYSKQFSEGITEIPDPYFGGQQGFEHVLNLVEEAGRGLLDEIRNEKGIKPEFRS from the coding sequence ATGATTAAAGTTCTTTTTGTCTGCATGGGCAATATTTGCCGTTCACCCACTGCGGAGGCGGTGTTCAGACACCAGGTCAGGGCCGCCGGTTTTGAAGAAGCGGTTCATATCGATTCCGCCGGTACCCATGATTTTCACATTGGCGAACCGCCGGATGAAAGGGCCCAAAGAGCAGCCGTGCGCCGAGGCTATGACGCCAGGGAATTACGTGCACGGCAGATACATGAGAGGGATTTCGAGGTTTATCATTATATTCTGGCGATGGACAGGGGGAATCTTGCCGTACTCAAGCGGGAATGCCCGCCTCAATACAGCCACAAGCTAGGGCTGCTGATGCAATATAGCAAACAGTTTTCTGAAGGTATAACAGAGATACCCGATCCTTATTTTGGTGGACAACAGGGCTTTGAGCACGTCCTGAATTTGGTAGAGGAAGCGGGGCGTGGGCTGCTTGATGAAATTCGCAATGAAAAAGGAATAAAACCTGAATTCCGCAGTTAG
- a CDS encoding RluA family pseudouridine synthase: MVSISRIKDLGKEFPPRAVIKEIIGEDSDGQRIDNFLMKRLRGVPKSHIYQLLHSGQVRLNSKRVDAGQALKLGDIVRIPPVRIAQASPLPRKKIVKSALIPFEVLYEDDTLMVINKPAGLAVHGGSGVNFGVIEQLRAQHPDWKFLELVHRLDRETSGVLLLAKRRAALVELHRQIRAGLMEKRYLTLVKGKWHNARQSVKLSLNKYVTAAGERRVAVAMDARDKTVGVTAHTVFTLKKSWQGFSLLEAELKTGRTHQIRVHLAHLGFPIAGDDKYGDFALNKKLARGAAKLRLERMFLHAFLVEVAHPVTGKSLLLKAPLANDLQEFLNGLDIGGSGDESTE; this comes from the coding sequence TTGGTAAGTATAAGTAGAATTAAGGATTTAGGCAAAGAATTTCCTCCGCGTGCTGTGATCAAGGAAATCATAGGGGAGGACAGCGACGGTCAGCGTATAGATAATTTCCTGATGAAGCGCCTTAGAGGCGTGCCCAAAAGCCATATCTATCAGCTATTGCATAGCGGACAAGTGCGGCTTAACAGCAAGCGCGTCGATGCGGGACAAGCGCTCAAACTGGGCGACATTGTGCGTATTCCGCCGGTGAGAATAGCTCAGGCCAGCCCTCTTCCCAGAAAGAAGATTGTTAAATCCGCGTTAATTCCATTCGAGGTATTATATGAGGATGACACGCTCATGGTAATCAATAAGCCCGCGGGGCTTGCGGTTCATGGCGGAAGCGGCGTCAACTTCGGTGTTATCGAGCAACTGCGCGCTCAGCATCCCGATTGGAAATTCCTGGAATTGGTTCATCGGCTTGACAGGGAAACTTCGGGAGTTCTACTTCTCGCAAAAAGGCGTGCGGCGCTCGTTGAACTGCACCGACAAATCCGTGCAGGACTGATGGAGAAGCGTTACCTGACGCTGGTGAAAGGCAAGTGGCATAACGCGCGCCAAAGCGTGAAGTTATCCCTCAATAAATACGTGACAGCTGCCGGGGAACGGCGGGTGGCGGTGGCTATGGATGCGCGCGATAAAACCGTGGGAGTGACGGCTCATACTGTATTTACGCTGAAAAAATCCTGGCAGGGCTTCAGTCTGCTGGAAGCGGAACTAAAAACAGGTCGTACTCATCAGATCAGGGTGCATCTTGCTCATCTCGGCTTTCCTATAGCGGGTGATGACAAGTATGGGGATTTCGCCTTGAACAAGAAGCTGGCGAGGGGCGCTGCAAAACTCCGTCTGGAACGCATGTTCCTGCATGCTTTTCTGGTTGAAGTAGCACATCCTGTGACCGGCAAGAGTTTACTTCTGAAGGCGCCGCTGGCGAATGATTTACAGGAATTCCTGAATGGATTGGATATTGGCGGCAGTGGCGATGAGTCCACCGAGTAG
- a CDS encoding Rne/Rng family ribonuclease — protein MKRMLFNATQPEELRVAIVDGQKLIDLDIESAGKEQRKSNIYKAVITRLEPSLEAAFVEYGGERHGFLPFKEISRSYFKDNADPARVRVQDVLHEGQELIVQVDKDERGTKGAALTTYISLAGRHLVLMPNNPRGGGVSRRIEGEDRAELRDVMSQLNVPPGMSIIARTAGIGRSEEELQWDLNYLLQLWRAIEDASKNQSGAFLIYQESSLVIRAIRDYFHQEIGEILIDTESIYEQACQFMSHVMPANVSRVKLYRDDVPLFSRFQIEHQIETAYSRQVTLPSGGAIVIDHTEALVSVDVNSARATRGSDIEQTALNTNLEAADEIARQLRLRDLGGLVVIDFIDMEITRNQREVENRLHESLRYDRARVQMGKISRFGLLELSRQRLRPSLGESSYISCPRCHGTGHIRGTDSSALHILRIIQEEAMKENTAVLHAQVPVDVATYLLNEKRAEIHAIEARLKVNVILIPNIHLETPNYNITRLRHDDVKLGEVQTSYQMVEKPAQEIALPSAAQEAKPARQQAAVRGITPSQPAPVREQKPPHREPQQLSFLDKIFGWFKQMSGEERKVHPEQVTTHPQRPERGRGRRDRVREGRDGDYNEKLPRGNQRARDERGGEAPGVSGPARETAAQRPERGEAKLQGERSAQKKQQRAPREEKIRIDAKLSAGEERPATEDSLQQSEDGGRRRRRGGRQRDRGERSERIPHESKQAGGRDLPPQQAGSQATLEKSLPPTAVAIPEPIQETSEPIVASSSPAMELRPEPETTTTPASLQMEKTIPPAAEPAVQDESLEPRSIPILVEPETASGIQPPTQESVLEPSSANAPSSATAVLKPFKNEAEVEDEIPVPMIQSTFVPERVQSPQHQAPHAAETPNLAESGLIMIETTPEKIRPTEANVVDEPAPAERRRKRPAPTPLVEHDEPLVQIETHK, from the coding sequence ATGAAACGTATGTTATTTAATGCGACACAGCCGGAAGAACTCCGTGTCGCCATTGTAGACGGTCAGAAGCTTATTGATCTCGACATTGAATCCGCCGGCAAGGAACAACGCAAGAGCAATATTTACAAGGCAGTCATCACCCGTCTCGAGCCCAGTCTCGAAGCCGCCTTTGTTGAGTATGGCGGCGAACGCCACGGTTTTCTTCCATTCAAGGAAATTTCCCGCTCTTACTTCAAGGACAATGCCGATCCGGCCCGTGTTCGCGTTCAGGATGTGCTCCATGAAGGTCAGGAACTCATCGTACAGGTGGATAAGGACGAACGCGGAACTAAAGGTGCTGCGCTTACTACCTATATCTCGCTGGCGGGCCGCCATCTGGTTCTGATGCCCAACAATCCGCGCGGCGGCGGTGTGTCACGCCGCATCGAAGGCGAAGATCGGGCGGAACTGCGTGACGTAATGTCACAATTGAATGTCCCTCCGGGCATGAGTATTATCGCCCGCACCGCGGGAATAGGACGCAGTGAAGAAGAACTGCAGTGGGATCTGAATTATCTGCTACAACTGTGGCGGGCCATTGAAGATGCCTCAAAAAATCAAAGCGGCGCTTTCCTGATTTACCAGGAAAGCAGTCTTGTGATCCGCGCCATCCGTGATTACTTTCATCAGGAGATCGGCGAAATCCTGATTGATACCGAAAGCATCTATGAGCAGGCCTGTCAGTTCATGAGTCATGTCATGCCCGCCAACGTTAGCCGCGTCAAGCTCTATCGCGACGATGTACCGTTATTTTCACGTTTCCAGATCGAGCACCAAATTGAAACGGCCTATTCACGCCAGGTGACGCTACCCTCGGGCGGCGCAATCGTTATCGACCATACCGAAGCCTTGGTATCGGTCGATGTAAATTCCGCACGTGCCACGCGCGGATCCGATATCGAGCAAACCGCGCTGAACACCAATTTGGAGGCCGCCGATGAAATTGCACGGCAATTGCGCCTGCGTGACTTGGGCGGATTGGTGGTAATTGACTTTATCGATATGGAAATCACGCGCAATCAGCGGGAGGTGGAGAATCGGCTGCATGAATCACTACGTTATGATCGTGCTCGCGTGCAGATGGGTAAGATTTCCCGTTTTGGCCTGCTCGAATTGTCGCGCCAGCGCTTGCGCCCTTCGCTGGGTGAGAGCAGTTACATTTCTTGCCCGCGTTGCCATGGCACAGGACACATTCGTGGTACCGATTCCTCCGCATTGCATATCCTCCGGATCATCCAGGAGGAGGCGATGAAGGAGAACACCGCCGTGCTTCACGCCCAGGTACCGGTTGATGTCGCCACCTATCTGCTGAATGAAAAACGGGCGGAAATACATGCCATCGAAGCACGATTGAAGGTAAATGTCATATTAATTCCAAACATTCACCTGGAGACACCGAACTACAATATCACCCGTTTGCGCCATGACGATGTAAAGCTTGGTGAAGTTCAAACCAGCTATCAAATGGTAGAGAAACCGGCACAGGAAATTGCTCTGCCGTCGGCCGCACAGGAAGCCAAACCCGCACGGCAGCAGGCAGCGGTGCGCGGCATCACGCCATCACAGCCGGCTCCGGTGCGCGAGCAAAAACCGCCGCACCGGGAACCCCAGCAACTCTCGTTTCTGGATAAGATATTTGGCTGGTTCAAGCAAATGAGTGGTGAAGAAAGGAAAGTTCACCCGGAACAGGTCACGACCCACCCCCAGCGGCCGGAGCGCGGACGCGGGCGACGCGATCGCGTCCGTGAGGGACGCGATGGTGATTACAATGAAAAACTGCCACGTGGCAATCAGCGCGCACGTGACGAGCGCGGCGGCGAGGCTCCGGGTGTTTCGGGTCCAGCCAGGGAAACAGCGGCTCAGCGGCCCGAGCGTGGCGAAGCCAAACTTCAGGGCGAACGATCCGCTCAAAAAAAACAGCAGCGCGCACCGCGTGAAGAGAAAATTCGGATCGACGCCAAGTTATCTGCGGGGGAAGAGCGACCAGCGACCGAAGATTCCTTGCAGCAAAGCGAGGACGGCGGACGCCGCCGGCGTCGTGGCGGAAGACAGCGTGATCGGGGTGAACGCTCAGAACGCATTCCGCACGAAAGTAAACAAGCCGGTGGGCGAGACCTCCCTCCACAGCAGGCGGGCAGTCAGGCTACGCTCGAAAAAAGCCTTCCACCGACGGCAGTCGCTATTCCTGAACCCATACAGGAGACATCAGAGCCTATTGTTGCTTCTTCTTCGCCTGCAATGGAGTTGCGCCCAGAACCGGAAACCACAACCACTCCCGCATCATTGCAAATGGAGAAGACTATACCCCCGGCAGCGGAGCCAGCAGTACAGGATGAATCATTGGAACCGCGCAGTATTCCGATACTGGTTGAGCCGGAAACCGCGTCAGGCATACAGCCGCCCACGCAGGAATCCGTTCTGGAGCCTTCGTCAGCCAATGCGCCCTCTTCCGCCACCGCGGTCCTGAAACCCTTCAAGAATGAAGCGGAAGTAGAGGATGAAATTCCTGTGCCAATGATCCAGTCAACATTCGTACCGGAACGGGTACAATCCCCGCAGCATCAAGCACCGCATGCAGCCGAAACACCGAATCTGGCTGAAAGTGGGTTGATAATGATAGAGACCACTCCGGAAAAAATAAGACCCACGGAGGCCAATGTGGTGGACGAACCGGCTCCGGCGGAGCGGCGGCGCAAAAGACCTGCTCCAACACCATTAGTGGAACATGATGAACCGTTAGTACAGATCGAGACACATAAATAG
- a CDS encoding YceD family protein: MPEQLIVDAIDFARNDGVHHGKISIAGLGRLQDYLLGNCGELKYTVAGTLDKTAKPVLRITVQGSINLRCQRCLGEIKHVLDLRTDLLLASNESELCRFDEDESTDVILAGSGMDVLALIEDEIILSLPISPRHVESECAIIKAGGGDTAGEKSPFSALAQLKKLH, translated from the coding sequence ATGCCAGAACAGCTCATCGTGGATGCCATCGATTTTGCCCGTAATGATGGCGTGCATCATGGTAAAATCTCAATTGCCGGGCTTGGGCGCTTGCAGGATTATCTGCTTGGCAATTGCGGCGAGTTGAAGTATACCGTTGCCGGCACTCTGGACAAGACTGCCAAACCGGTTTTGCGTATCACTGTTCAGGGATCCATAAACCTCCGGTGCCAGCGTTGTCTCGGGGAAATCAAGCACGTGCTGGATTTGAGGACGGATCTATTGCTGGCAAGTAATGAAAGCGAACTCTGCCGTTTCGATGAAGACGAATCGACCGATGTTATTCTGGCGGGGTCCGGCATGGACGTTCTGGCGTTGATTGAAGATGAAATTATCCTGAGCCTGCCGATTTCGCCGCGTCACGTGGAGAGCGAATGTGCGATCATCAAAGCCGGCGGCGGAGATACAGCCGGCGAAAAATCTCCATTTTCTGCGCTGGCGCAACTGAAAAAGCTGCATTGA
- a CDS encoding S49 family peptidase yields the protein MADSDNRNENWDKQVLEKLLLSSVQEQRKVRQWGIFFKSLTFIYLFMLLFFGLGWLDDKEMSISGKHTALVELRGVISPDSIGSADNVNAGLQNAFKDKKTQGVILRINSPGGSPVQAGYINDEIRRLRAEYPQIPLYAVVEDVCASGGYYVAAAADKIYVDKASIVGSIGVLMNGFGFTGAMEKLGVERRLITAGKNKGFLDPFSPPNTEQEEYAKEMLGDVHEQFIQVVRQGRGKRLKDVPEIFSGIVWTGQKSIDLGLADAMGSAEYVAREIIKAEHIVDYTAREGFAERFAKRFGAVMADTLISTGSGWGLR from the coding sequence ATGGCGGATTCTGATAATCGCAATGAAAACTGGGACAAGCAGGTACTTGAGAAACTTTTGCTCTCTTCCGTGCAGGAGCAGCGCAAGGTACGGCAATGGGGCATATTTTTCAAGTCCCTGACATTTATCTATCTGTTTATGCTTTTGTTTTTTGGATTGGGATGGCTGGATGACAAAGAAATGTCTATCTCCGGTAAGCATACCGCCTTGGTCGAACTGCGTGGCGTAATCTCGCCCGACAGTATTGGCAGCGCGGATAATGTCAACGCGGGCCTACAGAATGCGTTCAAGGATAAGAAAACGCAGGGTGTGATTCTGCGTATCAACAGCCCTGGCGGCAGTCCCGTGCAGGCGGGATATATCAACGACGAAATCCGTCGCTTGCGCGCAGAATATCCTCAAATTCCACTTTATGCCGTCGTCGAGGATGTTTGCGCCTCCGGTGGCTATTATGTCGCTGCCGCGGCTGACAAGATTTATGTGGATAAGGCCAGTATCGTCGGTTCCATCGGCGTGCTGATGAATGGTTTTGGTTTCACCGGTGCAATGGAAAAGCTGGGTGTCGAGCGCCGATTGATCACGGCGGGAAAAAACAAGGGTTTTCTTGATCCCTTCTCGCCGCCCAATACTGAGCAGGAGGAATATGCCAAGGAAATGCTGGGTGACGTCCATGAGCAGTTTATTCAGGTGGTCCGGCAAGGCAGGGGAAAGCGTTTGAAGGATGTACCGGAGATATTCAGCGGCATTGTCTGGACTGGCCAGAAAAGTATCGATCTCGGACTTGCCGACGCCATGGGGAGTGCCGAATATGTGGCGCGCGAAATTATCAAGGCTGAACACATCGTGGATTATACGGCCAGGGAGGGGTTTGCCGAGCGTTTTGCCAAACGCTTTGGGGCGGTAATGGCGGATACGTTGATTAGTACCGGAAGCGGCTGGGGATTGCGGTAA
- the rpmF gene encoding 50S ribosomal protein L32, which produces MAVQQNKKSPSKRGMHRSHDFLTSSPLTVDSKTGEVHLRHHISPNGYYRGRKVVKTKED; this is translated from the coding sequence ATGGCAGTCCAACAAAACAAAAAATCTCCATCCAAGCGCGGTATGCACCGCTCGCATGATTTTTTGACCAGTTCACCATTGACGGTGGACTCTAAAACCGGTGAAGTCCATTTGCGTCACCACATCAGTCCCAACGGTTATTATCGCGGCAGGAAAGTCGTCAAGACCAAGGAAGATTAA
- the plsX gene encoding phosphate acyltransferase PlsX: protein MDITVAIDCMGGDHGPHVTVPAVVDYLRHNPGTDIILVGLPDAIESELRAIKFAPGPRLRVHAASEVVGMDESPALALRNKKNSSMRVALDLVKSGEAQACVSAGNTGALIATSRFVLKMLPGIDRPALAVVLPTIRGRTYVLDLGANVDCSAEHLLQFGVMGATLVSSVENKKRPSIGLLNIGEEEIKGNEVVKQAAELLRDSGLNFYGNIEGDDIYKGTTDVVVCDGFVGNVALKTSEGVAQMLSTYLREEFRRNPLTKFAGLIALPVIKAFKRRVDHRQYNGASLLGLRGIVIKSHGAADSYAFAFAIARAVDEVRGGMLRRLSERVAGLPHQPENSSSYSQPMPEERPT from the coding sequence TTGGATATTACCGTAGCCATAGACTGCATGGGCGGCGATCACGGCCCTCATGTGACGGTTCCCGCAGTCGTCGATTATCTCCGTCATAATCCCGGGACGGACATTATTCTGGTGGGATTGCCCGACGCCATCGAGTCAGAATTGCGTGCCATCAAATTTGCACCCGGTCCGCGACTTAGAGTTCATGCCGCGAGCGAGGTCGTAGGTATGGATGAGTCTCCCGCCCTGGCGTTACGTAATAAAAAAAATTCCTCGATGCGGGTTGCGCTTGATCTCGTGAAAAGCGGGGAAGCCCAAGCTTGTGTGAGTGCTGGTAACACGGGTGCGCTGATAGCAACTTCACGTTTTGTATTGAAGATGCTCCCAGGCATTGACCGGCCAGCACTCGCAGTGGTGTTGCCTACGATACGGGGACGCACTTATGTGCTTGATCTGGGCGCCAACGTGGATTGCAGCGCCGAGCACCTGCTGCAATTCGGTGTCATGGGGGCTACCTTGGTATCTTCCGTGGAAAATAAAAAGAGGCCAAGCATTGGTTTGCTGAATATTGGTGAGGAAGAGATTAAAGGCAATGAAGTCGTGAAACAGGCTGCGGAATTGCTGCGGGACAGCGGACTTAATTTTTACGGCAATATCGAAGGTGATGACATTTATAAAGGGACAACTGACGTGGTTGTATGTGATGGCTTCGTCGGCAATGTTGCCTTAAAAACGTCGGAAGGGGTAGCACAGATGCTTTCCACTTACTTGCGTGAAGAATTCAGGCGAAATCCTCTCACGAAATTCGCGGGACTCATCGCCTTGCCGGTCATCAAGGCATTCAAGCGACGAGTGGATCACCGTCAATACAATGGTGCGAGCTTGCTGGGGTTGCGTGGCATTGTCATCAAGAGCCACGGCGCGGCGGACAGTTATGCATTCGCTTTCGCCATTGCGCGCGCAGTGGATGAAGTGCGCGGCGGGATGCTGCGCCGCCTGAGTGAACGCGTGGCGGGATTGCCGCATCAGCCGGAAAATTCGTCTTCATATTCCCAACCCATGCCGGAGGAGCGTCCGACATGA
- a CDS encoding beta-ketoacyl-ACP synthase III produces the protein MMYSRIVGTGSYLPEKILTNHDLERMVDTSDEWIRTRTGIAERRIAADNQMASDLALNASREAMEAAGVTAADIDLIIVATTTPDVIFPSTACILQDKLGAKGCPVFDVQAVCSGFIYALATADMFIRAGKCRTALVVGTEIYSRILDWTDRTTCVLFGDGAGAVILTRSDQPGVLSSHLHADGSHSKILAVPGSICGGKVQGTPFVTMEGNTVFKFAIKVLEEVVYEALAENNLQVSDIDWLIPHQANIRIIVSTARKLGISMEKVVVTLDRQGNTSAASIPLALDAAVRDGRIKSGQHVLLEGVGGGFTWGSVLIRW, from the coding sequence ATGATGTATTCCAGGATTGTGGGGACAGGCAGTTATCTGCCGGAAAAGATTCTCACAAACCATGACCTTGAGCGCATGGTGGATACCAGCGATGAGTGGATACGTACTCGCACCGGTATCGCGGAGCGTCGCATCGCAGCGGACAATCAAATGGCTAGTGATCTGGCACTCAACGCGAGCCGTGAAGCAATGGAGGCGGCGGGTGTGACGGCTGCGGATATCGATCTGATCATTGTTGCCACTACCACGCCGGATGTGATTTTCCCCAGCACTGCCTGCATTTTGCAGGATAAGCTCGGGGCCAAGGGTTGCCCGGTATTTGATGTGCAGGCGGTATGTAGCGGTTTCATCTATGCGCTTGCCACGGCGGACATGTTTATTCGCGCCGGAAAATGCCGCACCGCACTGGTGGTTGGTACCGAAATCTATTCGCGTATACTCGACTGGACTGATCGCACCACTTGTGTGCTATTCGGTGACGGCGCTGGCGCCGTCATACTGACCCGGAGTGACCAGCCTGGAGTACTTTCAAGTCATCTGCATGCTGACGGCAGCCACAGCAAAATCCTCGCGGTGCCCGGGAGTATCTGCGGCGGCAAGGTGCAGGGCACGCCATTCGTTACGATGGAAGGTAATACGGTTTTCAAATTTGCAATAAAGGTATTGGAAGAAGTGGTATATGAAGCGCTGGCTGAGAATAATCTGCAGGTATCCGATATTGATTGGTTGATTCCGCATCAGGCCAATATCCGTATTATCGTCTCCACTGCCAGGAAGTTGGGGATTTCGATGGAAAAAGTAGTTGTTACCCTGGACCGGCAAGGTAATACTTCCGCAGCCTCCATTCCCCTGGCGCTGGATGCAGCCGTACGTGACGGACGCATTAAATCCGGTCAGCATGTGCTGCTGGAGGGCGTAGGAGGGGGATTTACCTGGGGATCGGTGCTGATTCGCTGGTAA
- a CDS encoding SAM-dependent methyltransferase — translation MNPGTLYLIPTPLGGGDIAWMIPAAVRHCIAGLGHYVVEHPKTARQFLNQIGCILPLQQISMQVLNEHTQTKELASLLGPLLAGNDVGLLSEAGCPAVADPGAGLVRLAHQKNLRVVPLVGPSSILLALMASGLNGQRFVFHGYLPIEKSKRVKTIVELERDSIARDQTQIFIETPYRNQKLLESLLFTCHDDTVLCIACNLTLASEYISTRTVKEWKGTLPDLDNKPAIFLLQG, via the coding sequence GTGAACCCCGGTACGCTCTATCTCATTCCCACCCCGCTTGGCGGGGGTGATATTGCCTGGATGATCCCCGCCGCCGTAAGGCACTGCATAGCGGGACTTGGCCACTATGTTGTCGAGCACCCAAAAACCGCCAGGCAATTTTTGAACCAGATTGGCTGTATCCTGCCGTTACAGCAAATCAGCATGCAAGTGTTGAATGAGCATACTCAGACCAAAGAACTGGCGAGCCTGCTTGGACCACTGCTTGCGGGAAATGATGTCGGATTATTGTCTGAAGCGGGCTGCCCCGCTGTCGCCGACCCTGGTGCGGGACTGGTACGCCTTGCTCATCAAAAGAATCTTCGAGTGGTGCCGCTGGTGGGGCCATCTTCCATACTGCTGGCACTGATGGCATCGGGATTGAATGGCCAGCGCTTCGTGTTTCACGGCTACCTCCCGATAGAAAAAAGTAAACGTGTCAAGACAATCGTTGAGCTGGAAAGAGACTCGATAGCCCGCGATCAGACCCAGATATTCATTGAGACCCCCTACCGCAATCAAAAACTGCTGGAATCCCTTCTTTTCACCTGTCACGATGATACTGTTCTCTGCATCGCGTGCAATCTCACGCTGGCAAGCGAATATATTTCAACCAGGACAGTCAAGGAGTGGAAAGGCACGCTGCCCGATCTCGATAACAAGCCTGCCATTTTTTTGCTGCAAGGTTAG